The following are encoded in a window of Gasterosteus aculeatus chromosome 5, fGasAcu3.hap1.1, whole genome shotgun sequence genomic DNA:
- the daglb gene encoding diacylglycerol lipase-beta, which yields MPGIVVFGRRWGIASDDLVFPGFFELFVRVLWWIGTMILFTYHSGRFDCNGRGFLHSYLVGLLVILALIILSLCAIVQVSAKGTITNPGPRRSIPALVYLRALLYIPELVWACLGAAWVSGDSKGCDPATVGAVIAAVVASWILLLFTGLGVVFVFDPLGNPRRAAAAMEPLGVRDLQSNEGTQFLSTARSLAVKVWESRLRLLCCCLPQDESHRAAFSSIAQLVGGFFSDTDLVASDIAAGLALLHQEQDKMELSRDPDAVVDHSPSSPIGEDLEAELEKAAHCMRFAAAAYGWPLYVYSNPLSGPCKLSGDCCRSRAAEYDIVGGEHLGCHFSSILHSTGLQYRDFIHVSFHNQIYEIPFYVALDHKREAVLVAVRGTLSLRDVLTDLSAECENLPIEGVSGACYAHKGMCQAASYIYKKLVNDGILNQAFAIAPEYKLVITGHSLGAGTASLLAILLRGSFPSLQCYSFSPPGGLLSKALADYSKDFVVSVVLGKDLVPRLSIPNMEDLKRKLLKIVSNCNRPKYRILLQGCWYELFGGDPDDFPTEMDNRREEELSQPLLGEESLMIRHSSSYQSLTSDDSPARSAAHLPLFLPGRILHITEDGPSRRSCFSQVRYRADWSNEMAFRSILISPRMLADHMPDAVLQALKSLTSERPFSLCPSSLNSNQHHAV from the exons ATGCCTGGAATCGTGGTTTTTGGTCGGCGGTGGGGGATTGCCAGCGACGACCTGGTTTTCCCGGGATTCTTTGAACTATTCGTTCGTGTACTCTg GTGGATTGGCACCATGATCCTTTTCACTTATCACAGTGGCCGTTTCGATTGTAATGGGAGGGGATTCCTCCACAGCTATCTGGTCGGACTGCTGGTCATCCTGGCGCTCATCATCTTGTCACTATGTGCCATCGTCCAAGTCAGTGCCAAAG GTACCATAACAAACCCCGGCCCCCGGCGCTCCATCCCTGCACTGGTGTACCTGCGAGCTCTCCTGTACATCCCCGAGCTGGTGTGGGCGTGTCTGGGAGCCGCTTGGGTGTCGGGTGACAGCAAAGGCTGCGATCCTGCCACGGTGGGTGCCGTCATCGCAGCGGTGGTTGCCAG CTGGATCCTGCTGCTGTTCACCGGGTTAGGCGTGGTGTTTGTGTTCGACCCGCTCGGCAACCCGCGCCGTGCGGCTGCCGCCATGGAGCCGCTGGGAGTACGCGACCTGCAGAGCAACGAGGGCACCCAGTTCCTCTCCACGGCTCGCTCCCTCGCCGTCAAGGTGTGGGAGAGCAGGCTGCggctgctgtgctgctgtcTGCCGCAGGACGAAAGCCACCGGGCGGCGTTCTCCAGCATCGCACAGCTGGTTGGCGGGTTCTTCTCT GACACGGACCTGGTGGCAAGTGACATAGCGGCTGGTTTGGCCCTGCTGCACCAGGAGCAGGATAAGATGGAGCTAAGCAGAGACCCGGACGCAGTGGTCGACCACAGCCCTTCCTCTCCCATC GGAGAGGAtttggaggcggagctggagaaggCGGCTCACTGCATGCGGTTTGCTGCGGCGGCTTACGGCTGGCCGCTGTACGTTTACTCCAACCCCCTGTCCGGGCCCTGCAAACTCAGTGGAGACTG CTGTAGAAGCCGCGCTGCCGAGTACGACATCGTTGGAGGCGAGCACCTCGGCTGTCACTTTTCCTCCATCCTGCACAGCACCGGTTTACAGTACAGAGACTTCATCCACGTCAGCTTCCACAACCAg ATCTATGAGATCCCGTTCTACGTGGCTCTGGATCACAAGAGGGAGGCTGTTCTGGTGGCTGTCAGAGGAACGCTGTCACTGAGG gacgtcctgaCAGACTTGTCTGCGGAGTGTGAGAACCTGCCCATAGAAGGAGTGTCTGGAGCTTGCTACGCTCACAAG GGCATGTGTCAAGCGGCGAGTTACATCTACAAGAAGCTGGTCAACGACGGCATCCTGAACCAGGCTTTCGCCATCGCGCCG GAGTACAAGCTGGTCATCACTGGTCACAGTCTGGGTGCTGGAACGGCGTCCTTACTGGCTATTCTCCTGCGCGGTTCCTTTCCCAGCCTGCAGTGCTACTCATTCTCTCCACCAGGGGGACTCCTGAG TAAAGCATTAGCTGATTACTCCAAAGACTTTGTGGTGTCAGTTGTGCTTGGAAAGGATCTGGTTCCCAG aTTGAGCATTCCCAATATGGAGGATCTGAAGAGAAAGCTTCTTAAAATAGTTTCAAACTGCAATAGGCCCAAG TACCGCATTCTGCTGCAGGGGTGTTGGTACGAGCTCTTCGGCGGAGATCCCGACGACTTCCCCACCGAGATGGACAaccggagggaggaggagctgagccagCCGCTGCTGGGGGAGGAGTCGCTCATGATTCGCCACTCGTCATCCTATCAGAGCTTGACGTCGGACGACTCGCCCGCCCGCTCGGCCGCTCACTTACCCCTCTTCCTGCCCGGACGCATTCTGCATATCACAGAGGACGGACCGTCGCGGAG ATCCTGCTTTTCCCAGGTGCGCTACCGGGCCGACTGGTCCAATGAAATGGCGTTCAGGAGTATTTTGATCAGTCCCAGGATGCTCGCCGATCACATGCCCGATGCTGTGCTGCAAGCACTCAAGAGTCTGACCAGCGAAAGGCCCTTCTCCCTGTGCCCGTCGTCTTTAAACAGCAACCAGCACCACGCCGTCTGA
- the get4 gene encoding Golgi to ER traffic protein 4 homolog isoform X1 has product MSEQESLRCSSARNRGGVQRVEGKLRASVEKGDYYEAHQMYRTLFFRYMSQAKHAEARELMHNGALLFFSYNQQNSAADLSMLVLEVLEKSETKVEDEILESLAKLFSRMDQNSPERVAFVSRALKWSTGGPGKLGHPKLHQLLAVTLWKEQNYSESRYHFLHSTDGEGCAQMLVEYSTSRGFRSEVDMFVAQAVLQFLCLKNKNGASVVFSTYTEKHPSIEKGPPFVQPLLNFIWFLLLAVDGGKLTVFTVLCEQYQPSLKRDPMYNEYLDRIGQVFFGVPPKQSPSYGGLLGNLLNSLMGSGEEDDTAEEAQEDSSPIELD; this is encoded by the exons ATGTCGGAGCAGGAGTCTCTGAGGTGCTCCAGTGCCAGGAACCGTGGAGGCGTTCAGAGGGTCGAAGGAAAACTGAGAGCCAGCGTGGAAAAGGGGGATTATTATGAAGCGCATCAGATGTACAGGACTTTATTTTTTAG GTACATGTCCCAGGCGAAGCACGCCGAGGCCCGGGAGCTGATGCACAACGGGGCTCTGCTCTTCTTCAGCTACAACCAG CAAAACAGTGCAGCAGACCTGTCCATGCTGGTGCTGGAGGTGTTGGAGAAATCGGAGACAAAAGTTGAAGACGAAATATTAG AAAGCCTGGCTAAGCTGTTCAGCCGGATGGACCAGAACTCTCCAGAGAGAGTCGCCTTTGTGTCCAGAGCCTTGAAATGGTCCACAGGAGGACCCGGCAAGTTGGGTCACCCAAAACTACACCAGCTGCTAGCGGTCACCTTGTGGAAAG AGCAAAACTACAGTGAGTCCCGTTACCACTTCCTCCATTCGACTGATGGAGAGGGCTGTGCACAGATGCTGGTGGAGTATTCAACGTCACGAGGCTTCCGCAGCGAGGTCGACATGTTTGTGGCGCAGGCCGTCCTACA GTTCCTCTGCTTAAAGAACAAAAATGGCGCTTCTGTGGTGTTCAGCACGTACACGGAGAAACACCCGTCCATAGAGAAGGGCCCCCCCTTCGTCCAGCCTCTACTAAACTTTATCTGGTTTCTGCTGCTGGCAGTGGATGG GGGTAAACTAACAGTTTTCACAGTATTGTGTGAGCAATATCAACCTTCCCTGAAGAGGGACCCCATGTATAATGAG TATCTTGACAGAATAGGACAGGTTTTCTTCGGTGTTCCACCCAAACAGTCGCCATCATACGGGGGACTGCTAG GAAACCTGCTGAACAGCCTGATGGGCTCGGGCGAGGAGGACGACACGGCcgaggaggcgcaggaggacaGCAGCCCCATCGAGCTGGACTGA
- the get4 gene encoding Golgi to ER traffic protein 4 homolog isoform X2 has translation MSEQESLRCSSARNRGGVQRVEGKLRASVEKGDYYEAHQMYRTLFFRYMSQAKHAEARELMHNGALLFFSYNQQNSAADLSMLVLEVLEKSETKVEDEILESLAKLFSRMDQNSPERVAFVSRALKWSTGGPGKLGHPKLHQLLAVTLWKEQNYSESRYHFLHSTDGEGCAQMLVEYSTSRGFRSEVDMFVAQAVLQFLCLKNKNGASVVFSTYTEKHPSIEKGPPFVQPLLNFIWFLLLAVDGGKLTVFTVLCEQYQPSLKRDPMYNEETC, from the exons ATGTCGGAGCAGGAGTCTCTGAGGTGCTCCAGTGCCAGGAACCGTGGAGGCGTTCAGAGGGTCGAAGGAAAACTGAGAGCCAGCGTGGAAAAGGGGGATTATTATGAAGCGCATCAGATGTACAGGACTTTATTTTTTAG GTACATGTCCCAGGCGAAGCACGCCGAGGCCCGGGAGCTGATGCACAACGGGGCTCTGCTCTTCTTCAGCTACAACCAG CAAAACAGTGCAGCAGACCTGTCCATGCTGGTGCTGGAGGTGTTGGAGAAATCGGAGACAAAAGTTGAAGACGAAATATTAG AAAGCCTGGCTAAGCTGTTCAGCCGGATGGACCAGAACTCTCCAGAGAGAGTCGCCTTTGTGTCCAGAGCCTTGAAATGGTCCACAGGAGGACCCGGCAAGTTGGGTCACCCAAAACTACACCAGCTGCTAGCGGTCACCTTGTGGAAAG AGCAAAACTACAGTGAGTCCCGTTACCACTTCCTCCATTCGACTGATGGAGAGGGCTGTGCACAGATGCTGGTGGAGTATTCAACGTCACGAGGCTTCCGCAGCGAGGTCGACATGTTTGTGGCGCAGGCCGTCCTACA GTTCCTCTGCTTAAAGAACAAAAATGGCGCTTCTGTGGTGTTCAGCACGTACACGGAGAAACACCCGTCCATAGAGAAGGGCCCCCCCTTCGTCCAGCCTCTACTAAACTTTATCTGGTTTCTGCTGCTGGCAGTGGATGG GGGTAAACTAACAGTTTTCACAGTATTGTGTGAGCAATATCAACCTTCCCTGAAGAGGGACCCCATGTATAATGAG GAAACCTGCTGA
- the vps35l gene encoding VPS35 endosomal protein-sorting factor-like, which yields MAAVQWRSRVRSYHTELQRCRPEAALVEFGDYHPLKPIMVTDTKTRRGARKGSTSSSSSSSSSVPPDPLSSMLDGTDPLSMFAAASATEAPAMSHSGSAADLGKKRREKEEEAVGQDFELWSSKRGEILARFTTTERLSINLFMGSDQGKAPSPGSSAVSEKVRTRLEELDDLEEGSQKELLNLSQQDYANRIEELNQSLKEAWASDQKVKALKIVIQCSKLLSDTSVIQFYPSKFVLITDILDTFGRLVYDRIWTMCSDPRPLPDSFTVDDVNDTAKETCLNWFFKIASIRELLPRLYVEIAILKCNRFLNKGGIQETLPRLTAMIRGIGDPLVAAYARAYLCRVGMEVAPHLKDSLNRNFFDLLAAFRQIGSESVQNQLVLQRVEVPEYLTLYSPAINWILQCIAYRAPEPLLTEMMERCKKLGNNALLLNSVMRAFRPEFVAARATDFIGMIKESDEAGFPKHLLFGSLGRSLTCADPPESERLTILNEAWKVVTKVRSPQDYINCAEIWVEFTCRHFSKREINTVLADIIKHMTPDRAFEDAYPQLQSVIGKVLAYFHDFSVLFSMERFLPFLDMFQKDSVRVEVCRSIMEIFIRHQKEPTRDPVILNAMLHICKTMHDSVNALTLEDEKRSLALLIIGFIRMVSFGRDFEQQLSFCVEARATFCNLEPVLVQLIHTVNQLAMETCRVMRGSHSRKTASFVRACAAYSFITIPSLSSILSRLSLYLLSGQVALANQCLSQADAFLNTAVSLLPEVPRSISVEGKLRSSESFLLDFINNFLATLLVVPDHPEHGVLYLVRDLLNKVQNYTWEDNSDAKVRVFISALPLLAAMSQETFHYSIPKVDSNETLYGGDPKFLSEINKLCETLIGQILDNLKALSRDEQSTRRQGALAFSLLGVLLAHGDLRNNKLSQLVVNLWNLSHKHGCCDTRVSVRTLEYIKHQAQQADMAHLSDTVQRLALQSRT from the exons ATGGCTGCGGTGCAGTG GCGATCCAGGGTGCGCAGCTATCACACCGAGCTGCAGAGATGTCGTCCCGAGGCTGCTCTGGTGGAGTTTGGAGACTATCATCCCCTCAAACCCATCATG GTGACTGATACGAAGACCCGGCGCGGGGCTCGTAAAGGCAgcacttcctcctcgtcctcctcttcctcctcggtgCCTCCGGACCCCCTCAGCTCCATGCTGGATGGGACCGACCCCCTCTCCATGTTTGCAGCAGCCTCGGCCACTGAGGCTCCCGCCATGTCACACAGCGGCTCTGCTGCG GATctggggaagaagaggagggagaaggaggaagaggcggtTGGACAAGACTTTGAGCTCTGGTCGTCAAAACGTGGGGAGATCCTGGCCAGATTCACCACCACTGAGAGGCTCTCCATC aACCTTTTCATGGGTTCGGACCAAG GAAAAGCGCCAAGTCCAGGATCCTCCGCTGTTTCAGAGAAAGTTCGAACtcgcctggaggagctggatgatCTGGAGGAG GGTTCTCAGAAAGAGCTGCTGAACCTCTCCCAGCAGGATTACGCCAACCGCATCGAGGAGCTAAACCAGTCCCTGAAGGAGGCCTGGGCCTCGGACCAGAAGGTCAAAGCCCTCAAGATCGTCATCCAG TGCTCGAAGCTTCTGTCCGACACCTCAGTGATCCAGTTCTACCCGAGCAAGTTTGTCCTCATCACGGATATCCTCGACACTTTCG GCCGGCTGGTGTACGACAGAATCTGGACCATGTGCTCAGACCCGCGACCCCTACCAG ACTCGTTCACAGTCGACGACGTGAACGACACGGCCAAGGAGACGTGCCTCAACTGGTTCTTCAAGATCGCGTCCATCAGGGAGCTCCTACCCAGACT ATACGTGGAAATTGCCATTCTCAAGTGCAACCGCTTCCTGAACAaagg CGGTATTCAGGAGACGCTCCCTCGGCTGACAGCCATGATCAGAGGGATCGGAGACCCCCTGGTGGCGGCGTACGCCAGAGCTTACCTCTGCAGG gtGGGCATGGAAGTCGCCCCCCACCTGAAGGACAGCCTGAACCGCAACTTCTTCGACCTGCTTGCCGCCTTCCGGCAGATCGGCAGCGAGAGCGTCCAGAACCAGCTGGTCCTGCAGCGGGTGGAAGTGCCCGAGTACCTGACGCTTTACTCGCCCGCCATCAACTGGATCCTGCAGTGCATCGCCTACAGAGCGCCAGAG CCTCTGCTGACGGAGATGATGGAGAGATGCAAGAAGCTGGGGAACAA TGCTTTGCTGCTGAATTCAGTCATGAGGGCCTTCAGGCCCGAGTTTGTCGCAGCCAGAGCCACCGACTTCATCGGTATGATCAAAGAGAGCGACGAAGCCGGCTTCCCAAAG CATCTGTTGTTCGGATCTCTGGGTCGCAGTCTGACGTGTGCCGACCCTCCAGAATCCGAGCGACTGACGATCCTCAACGAGGCCTGGAAGGTCGTCACGAAAGTCCGCAGCCCTCAG gaTTACATCAACTGTGCCGAGATCTGGGTGGAGTTCACTTGCCGGCACTTCTCC AAGCGTGAGATCAACACCGTTCTGGCTGACATCATCAAACACATGACCCCCGACCGGGCGTTTGAGGACGCTTATCCTCAGCTGCAGTCAGTCATCGGGAAGGTCCTCGCCTACTTCCATGACTTCTCCGTCCTCTTCTCCATG GAGCGTTTCCTGCCGTTTCTCGACATGTTCCAGAAGGACAGTGTGAGGGTGGAGGTGTGCCGATCTATCATGGAGATCTTCATCAG ACACCAGAAAGAGCCCACGAGAGACCCGGTCATCCTTAACGCCATGTTGCACATCTGCAAGACCATGCACGACTCTGTCAA CGCTCTCACtcttgaggatgagaaaagatCTTTGGCCCTGCTGATCATCGGCTTCATCCGCATG GTTTCTTTTGGTCGAGACTTTGAGCAGCAGTTGAGTTTCTGCGTGGAGGCGCGGGCCACCTTCTGTAACCTGGAGCCGGTGCTGGTGCAGCTCATCCAC ACCGTGAACCAGCTGGCGATGGAGACCTGCAGGGTGATGAGAGGGAGTCACTCCCGCAAAACGGCGTCCTTCGTCAGG GCGTGCGCTGCCTACAGTTTCATCACCATCCCGTCCCTCAGCAGCATTCTCAGTCGTCTCAGCCTTTATTTGCTCTCGGGTCAGGTTGCGTTGGCCAATCAGTGTCTTTCGCAAG CGGATGCTTTCCTAAACACAGCCGTCAGTCTTCTCCCGGAGGTTCCTCGCTCCATCAGCGTGGAGGGCAAACTTCGCTCCTCTGAGAGCTTCCTGCTGGACTTCATCAACAACTTCCTGGCTACGCTCCTGGTTGTCCCG GACCATCCAGAGCATGGCGTGCTCTACCTAGTCCGCGATTTGCTCAACAAGGTCCAGAATTACACTTGGGAGGACAACAGCGACGCCAAGGTGCGGGTCTTCATCAGCGCTCTGCCCCTGCTGGCTGCCATGAGCCAAGAAACCTTCCACTACTCCATCCCTAAAG TGGACTCCAACGAGACACTTTATGGAGGAGACCCCAAGTTTCTATCGGAGATCAACAAGCTGTGTGAGACTCTGATCGGGCAGATCCTGGACAATCTGAAGGCCCTCTCTCGGGATGAG CAGAGTACGAGGCGCCAAGGTGCCTTGGCCTTTTCCCTGTTGGGGGTCTTGCTGGCTCATGGCGACCTGAGGAACAACAAGCTGAGCCAGCTGGTCGTCAACCTGTGGAACCTCAGCCACAAACACGGATGCTGTGACACTCGAGTCTCT GTCCGAACCCTCGAGTACATCAAACACCAGGCTCAGCAGGCCGACATGGCCCACCTGTCCGATACGGTCCAGAGGCTGGCCCTTCAGTCCCGCACCTGA
- the zdhhc16b gene encoding palmitoyltransferase ZDHHC16B isoform X2: protein MLAQNWTAAFCSRVPVPCQSFSEMCDADLDLKEAGIRPRYEELLFYSACVCHCWCVCLCVCVCVKDRVCRRGAGGRGGGGGMRSSSSWRCQLSRAMRLALRWCRRRRPQRGAPGGRLLELWSYGALLLKSLYSNSLSDGDTLLDCAFEPVYWIVDNVTRWFGAVFVCLVVLLTTSVVVIVYLFVLPTIISTYPSYWVAWHLSCGHWLLVMVVFHYYKVTTTSPGHSPKDKIHIPSVSICKKCITPKPPRTHHCSICNTCVLKMDHHCPWVNNCVGHFNHRYFFCFCLYMTLGCFYCSMSSKTLFLEAYDAIERFYQTPGPTETFPETTAQKSIIFLWVLTSTVCVALGGLTLWHMIIISRGETSVERHINNKETRRLREKGKVFKNPYHHGPMNNWKLLLGVEKRSHWFTRVLLPSSHLPDGDGIMWDFSFARSDPMAI, encoded by the exons ATGCTGGCTCAGAACTGGACTGCTGCTTTTTGTAGTAGAGTGCCAGTTCCTTGCCAGTCCTTTTCCGAAATGTGCGACGCAGATCTCGATCTGAAGGAGGCCGGGATCAGGCCCCGCTACGAGGAGCTGCTGTTTTACTCTGCTTGCGTTTGCcactgttggtgtgtgtgtctgtgtgtctgtgtgtgtgtgaaagaccgAGTGTGTAGGAGGGGAGCAGGAggcagaggtggaggtggaggcatgcgtagcagcagcagctggaggtgtCAGCTGTCCCGGGCCATGAGACTGGCTCTGCGCTGGTGCCGGCGGCGCCGCCCGCAGCGAGGGGCCCCCGGCGGCcggctcctggagctgtggagcTACGGCGCGCTGCTGCTCAAGTCGCTGTACTCCAACAGCCTCAGCGACGGCGACACGCTACTGGACTGCGCGTTCGAGCCCGTCTACTGGATCGTGGACAACGTGACCCGGTGGTTCGGAGCG GTTTTTGTCTGTCTCGTCGTGCTGCTGACGACCTCGGTCGTGGTCATCGTCTACCTTTTCGTCCTGCCCACAATCATCAGCACCTACCCTTCGTACTGGGTGGCCTGGCACCTGAGCTGTGGCCACTGGCTTCTCGTCATGGTGGTCTTCCATTACTACAAGGTTACCACCACCTCCCCGGGACACTCGCCCAAG GACAAAATTCATATCCCCTCGGTGTCCATCTGCAAGAAGTGCATCACTCCGAAACCGCCCAGGACGCACCACTGCAGCATCTGCAACAC CTGTGTGCTGAAGATGGACCATCACTGCC CCTGGGTGAACAACTGCGTGGGCCACTTCAACCACCGCTACTTCTTCTGCTTTTGCCTGTACATGACACTGGGCTGCTTCTACTGCAGCATGAGCAGCAAAACCTTGTTTCTGGAGGCCTACGACGCGATAGAG AGATTCTATCAGACCCCCGGCCCGACCGAAACCTTCCCCGAGACCACTGCTCAGAAGAGCATCATCTTCCTCTGGGTGCTGACCAG CACGGTGTGCGTGGCTCTCGGAGGACTCACCCTTTGGCACATGATAATCATCAGCAGAGGAGAGACCAGCGTGGAGCGTCACATCAACAACAAAGAGACCAGGAGGCTGCGGGAGAAGGGCAAG GTTTTCAAAAACCCATATCACCATGGTCCAATGAACAACTGGAAGTTACTGTTGGGCGTGGAAAAGAGGAG CCACTGGTTCACGCGGGTCCTCTTGCCCTCCAGCCACCTTCCCGACGGGGACGGCATCATGTGGGACTTCTCCTTCGCCAGAAGCGACCCCATGGCCATCTGA
- the zdhhc16b gene encoding palmitoyltransferase ZDHHC16B isoform X1, with protein MRSSSSWRCQLSRAMRLALRWCRRRRPQRGAPGGRLLELWSYGALLLKSLYSNSLSDGDTLLDCAFEPVYWIVDNVTRWFGAVFVCLVVLLTTSVVVIVYLFVLPTIISTYPSYWVAWHLSCGHWLLVMVVFHYYKVTTTSPGHSPKDKIHIPSVSICKKCITPKPPRTHHCSICNTCVLKMDHHCPWVNNCVGHFNHRYFFCFCLYMTLGCFYCSMSSKTLFLEAYDAIERFYQTPGPTETFPETTAQKSIIFLWVLTSTVCVALGGLTLWHMIIISRGETSVERHINNKETRRLREKGKVFKNPYHHGPMNNWKLLLGVEKRSHWFTRVLLPSSHLPDGDGIMWDFSFARSDPMAI; from the exons atgcgtagcagcagcagctggaggtgtCAGCTGTCCCGGGCCATGAGACTGGCTCTGCGCTGGTGCCGGCGGCGCCGCCCGCAGCGAGGGGCCCCCGGCGGCcggctcctggagctgtggagcTACGGCGCGCTGCTGCTCAAGTCGCTGTACTCCAACAGCCTCAGCGACGGCGACACGCTACTGGACTGCGCGTTCGAGCCCGTCTACTGGATCGTGGACAACGTGACCCGGTGGTTCGGAGCG GTTTTTGTCTGTCTCGTCGTGCTGCTGACGACCTCGGTCGTGGTCATCGTCTACCTTTTCGTCCTGCCCACAATCATCAGCACCTACCCTTCGTACTGGGTGGCCTGGCACCTGAGCTGTGGCCACTGGCTTCTCGTCATGGTGGTCTTCCATTACTACAAGGTTACCACCACCTCCCCGGGACACTCGCCCAAG GACAAAATTCATATCCCCTCGGTGTCCATCTGCAAGAAGTGCATCACTCCGAAACCGCCCAGGACGCACCACTGCAGCATCTGCAACAC CTGTGTGCTGAAGATGGACCATCACTGCC CCTGGGTGAACAACTGCGTGGGCCACTTCAACCACCGCTACTTCTTCTGCTTTTGCCTGTACATGACACTGGGCTGCTTCTACTGCAGCATGAGCAGCAAAACCTTGTTTCTGGAGGCCTACGACGCGATAGAG AGATTCTATCAGACCCCCGGCCCGACCGAAACCTTCCCCGAGACCACTGCTCAGAAGAGCATCATCTTCCTCTGGGTGCTGACCAG CACGGTGTGCGTGGCTCTCGGAGGACTCACCCTTTGGCACATGATAATCATCAGCAGAGGAGAGACCAGCGTGGAGCGTCACATCAACAACAAAGAGACCAGGAGGCTGCGGGAGAAGGGCAAG GTTTTCAAAAACCCATATCACCATGGTCCAATGAACAACTGGAAGTTACTGTTGGGCGTGGAAAAGAGGAG CCACTGGTTCACGCGGGTCCTCTTGCCCTCCAGCCACCTTCCCGACGGGGACGGCATCATGTGGGACTTCTCCTTCGCCAGAAGCGACCCCATGGCCATCTGA